A single genomic interval of Dromiciops gliroides isolate mDroGli1 chromosome 1, mDroGli1.pri, whole genome shotgun sequence harbors:
- the LOC122737025 gene encoding oncomodulin, with the protein MSITDVLSAADIAAALEECQDPDSFNHKKFFETSGLSKMSASQVKDIFRFIDNDQSGYLDEEELKFFLQKFESGARVLTSSETKSLLEAADNDGDGKIGADEFQEMVHS; encoded by the exons ATGAGCATCACTGATGTTCTTAGTGCTGCTGACATAGCTGCTGCCCTGGAGGAGTGCCAAG ACCCAGATTCTTTCAACCATAAAAAATTCTTCGAGACTTCTGGCCTGTCCAAGATGTCTGCTAGTCAGGTCAAGGACATTTTTCGGTTCATAGACAATGATCAGAGTGGATATCTGGATGAAGAAGAGCTCAA GTTTTTCCTCCAGAAATTTGAAAGTGGAGCTAGAGTCCTGACCAGTTCAGAAACCAAGTCCCTGTTGGAGGCAGCTGATAATGATGGAGATGGCAAAATTGGGGCTGATG